A genomic region of Thunnus albacares chromosome 4, fThuAlb1.1, whole genome shotgun sequence contains the following coding sequences:
- the arhgef25b gene encoding rho guanine nucleotide exchange factor 25 isoform X1 yields the protein MLSESDSLPDRDSSSSSGPEPKWGSSAAVAILQISDTSKDKLLADENNQDIRMELNWARKSSVATGYKAESYSAAGSDGSITPSVGSVPHQASGNSSPCSHTSSGGSRHPVSALKKWLTNPVRKLSSDARGGAGKAEKQMCRSDGRQPPSLLSHGEAQPRSLEQHDNYTILPSEDRDTVSVCKDSVLSPASPPAQPSGQSHLSDVLQGRDTQSLSHKSSINTLQGDDSCTVTDDSGSQWSATVDSEEERNMALEKSIYVLTELIETERLYVEDLGLIVQGYMASMTNQGVPEDMKGKDRIVFGNIHQIYDWHKDYFLGELEKCVGDPDSLAQLFIKHERRLHMYVVYCQNKPKSEHIVSEYIETYFEDLRQQLGHRLQLNDLLIKPVQRIMKYQLLLKDFLKYYNKAGRDVEELQRAVEVMCFVPKRCNDMMNVGRLQGFEGKITAQGKLLQQDTFSVSEQEGGFLSRAKERRVFLFEQLVIFSEPIDKKKGFSLPGYTFKNSIKVSCLGVEEHAEEDPCCLVLTSRGTDSSVTRFIMQASSPEIQQAWLDDVVQILETQRNFLNALQSPIEYQRRESKSNSLGRNMKSPTGLRPHSSASMDRRQQPCLLSYNTSLPSLHPPQHSPASKVVSSPCAGAHQEPHLPLSSKKQPSLCPEVRHGRGTSNGLPPCSQQSTQVHQSGLTQQ from the exons ATGCTGTCCGAATCAGACTCACTCCCTGACAGAgactcatcttcatcatcaggGCCTGAACCCAAGTGGGGGTCCTCCGCTGCAGTTGCCATCCTCCAG ATTTCAGACACCAGCAAGGATAAACTGTTGGCGGATGAGAACAATCAGGACATCAGGATGGAGTTAAACTGGGCCAGGAAGTCCAGTGTGGCCACAGGATACAAAG cagagTCGTACTCAGCGGCGGGCAGTGACGGCAGTATTACCCCATCAGTGGGCTCTGTGCCCCATCAGGCCTCAGGCAACTCCAGCCCCTGCTCACACACCTCGTCTGGAGGATCACGGCACCCGGTCAGTGCCCTGAAGAAATGGCTCACCAATCCTGTCCGCAAGCTCAGCTCTGATGCCAGAGGAGGAGCGGGGAAAGCGGAGAAGCAGATGTGCAGGTCAGATGGGAGGCAGCCGCCATCGCTCCTTTCCCATGGCGAAGCTCAACCAAGGTCCCTGGAACAGCACGACAACTACACCATCCTCCCCTCTGAAGACCGAGACACAGTGAGC GTGTGTAAAGACAGTGTGTTGAGCCCAGCATCTCCTCCTGCACAGCCCTCCGGTCAGAGCCACTTATCTGACGTCCTGCAaggcagagacacacagagtcTA agcCACAAATCCAGCATCAACACTCTCCAAGGTGACGACAGCTGTACTGTGACTGATGATTCAGGGAGTCAGTGGTCTGCTACAGTGGACAGCGAGGAGGAGAGAAACATGGCCTTAGAGAAGAGCAT atatGTGCTGACAGAGCTAATAGAGACTGAAAGGTTGTATGTGGAAGATCTTGGACTCATAGTGCAG GGCTACATGGCGTCTATGACCAATCAGGGAGTTCCAGAGGATATGAAGGGGAAGGACAGGATTGTGTTTGGAAACATCCACCAGATCTATGACTGGCATAAGGA CTATTTCCTGGGCGAGCTGGAGAAATGTGTGGGTGATCCAGACAGCTTGGctcagctcttcatcaaacat GAGCGACGACTTCACATGTATGTTGTTTACTGTCAGAACAAACCCAAGTCAGAGCACATCGTCTCTGAGTACATTGAGACCTACTTTGAG GATCTCAGGCAGCAATTGGGTCACAGGCTGCAGCTCAATGACCTGCTCATCAAACCTGTTCAGCGGATCATGAAGtatcagctgctgctgaag GACTTCTTGAAGTACTACAACAAAGCAGGAAGGGATGTTGAGGAGCTGCAG AGGGCGGTGGAAGTGATGTGTTTTGTGCCTAAACGCTGCAATGATATGATGAATGTGGGCAGGCTCCAAGGTTTTGAG GGGAAAATCACAGCTCAGGGGAAGCTGCTCCAGCAGGATACCTTCTCTGTCAGCGAACAGGAAGGCGGCTTCCTGTCCAGAGCCAAGGAGAGGCGGGTCTTCCTGTTTGAGCAGCTGGTCATCTTCAGTGAGCCAATTGATAAGAAAAAAGGCTTCTCTTTGCCAGGGtacacctttaaaaacagcataaaG GTCAGCTGCTTGGGCGTGGAGGAGCACGCTGAGGAAGATCCATGCTGCCTAGTCCTGACCTCCCGCGGGACTGACAGCAGCGTGACACGCTTCATCATGCAGGCATCATCTCCGGAAATACAGCAGGCTTGGCTCGATGACGTGGTCCAAATCTTAGAAACTCAGAGGAACTTCCTAAATG CCCTTCAGTCTCCAATAGAGTACCAACGCAGGGAAAGCAAGTCAAACAGCCTGGGCAGGAACATGAAGTCTCCAACTGGCCTGCGACCTCACTCCTCGGCATCCATGGACCGACGTCAGCAGCCCTGCCTGCTGTCTTACAACACCTCCCTGCCCTCACTGCATCCGCCCCAACACAGCCCGGCCTCAAAAGTG GTTTCTAGCCCTTGTGCTGGGGCACATCAAGAGCCTCACCTTCCACTTTCCTCGAAAAAGCAGCCCAGTTTGTGCCCTGAGGTGAGACACGGCCGCGGGACGTCCAATGGCCTGCCTCCCTGCAGCCAGCAAAGCACGCAGGTGCATCAGTCTGGCCTTACACAGCAGTAA
- the arhgef25b gene encoding rho guanine nucleotide exchange factor 25 isoform X3, translating into MLSESDSLPDRDSSSSSGPEPKWGSSAAVAILQISDTSKDKLLADENNQDIRMELNWARKSSVATGYKAESYSAAGSDGSITPSVGSVPHQASGNSSPCSHTSSGGSRHPVSALKKWLTNPVRKLSSDARGGAGKAEKQMCRSDGRQPPSLLSHGEAQPRSLEQHDNYTILPSEDRDTVSVCKDSVLSPASPPAQPSGQSHLSDVLQGRDTQSLSHKSSINTLQGDDSCTVTDDSGSQWSATVDSEEERNMALEKSIYVLTELIETERLYVEDLGLIVQGYMASMTNQGVPEDMKGKDRIVFGNIHQIYDWHKDYFLGELEKCVGDPDSLAQLFIKHERRLHMYVVYCQNKPKSEHIVSEYIETYFEDLRQQLGHRLQLNDLLIKPVQRIMKYQLLLKDFLKYYNKAGRDVEELQRAVEVMCFVPKRCNDMMNVGRLQGFEGKITAQGKLLQQDTFSVSEQEGGFLSRAKERRVFLFEQLVIFSEPIDKKKGFSLPGYTFKNSIKVSCLGVEEHAEEDPCCLVLTSRGTDSSVTRFIMQASSPEIQQAWLDDVVQILETQRNFLNALQSPIEYQRRESKSNSLGRNMKSPTGLRPHSSASMDRRQQPCLLSYNTSLPSLHPPQHSPASKVVSSPCAGAHQEPHLPLSSKKQPSLCPEVRHGRGTSNGLPPCSQQSTQGVTGSVQ; encoded by the exons ATGCTGTCCGAATCAGACTCACTCCCTGACAGAgactcatcttcatcatcaggGCCTGAACCCAAGTGGGGGTCCTCCGCTGCAGTTGCCATCCTCCAG ATTTCAGACACCAGCAAGGATAAACTGTTGGCGGATGAGAACAATCAGGACATCAGGATGGAGTTAAACTGGGCCAGGAAGTCCAGTGTGGCCACAGGATACAAAG cagagTCGTACTCAGCGGCGGGCAGTGACGGCAGTATTACCCCATCAGTGGGCTCTGTGCCCCATCAGGCCTCAGGCAACTCCAGCCCCTGCTCACACACCTCGTCTGGAGGATCACGGCACCCGGTCAGTGCCCTGAAGAAATGGCTCACCAATCCTGTCCGCAAGCTCAGCTCTGATGCCAGAGGAGGAGCGGGGAAAGCGGAGAAGCAGATGTGCAGGTCAGATGGGAGGCAGCCGCCATCGCTCCTTTCCCATGGCGAAGCTCAACCAAGGTCCCTGGAACAGCACGACAACTACACCATCCTCCCCTCTGAAGACCGAGACACAGTGAGC GTGTGTAAAGACAGTGTGTTGAGCCCAGCATCTCCTCCTGCACAGCCCTCCGGTCAGAGCCACTTATCTGACGTCCTGCAaggcagagacacacagagtcTA agcCACAAATCCAGCATCAACACTCTCCAAGGTGACGACAGCTGTACTGTGACTGATGATTCAGGGAGTCAGTGGTCTGCTACAGTGGACAGCGAGGAGGAGAGAAACATGGCCTTAGAGAAGAGCAT atatGTGCTGACAGAGCTAATAGAGACTGAAAGGTTGTATGTGGAAGATCTTGGACTCATAGTGCAG GGCTACATGGCGTCTATGACCAATCAGGGAGTTCCAGAGGATATGAAGGGGAAGGACAGGATTGTGTTTGGAAACATCCACCAGATCTATGACTGGCATAAGGA CTATTTCCTGGGCGAGCTGGAGAAATGTGTGGGTGATCCAGACAGCTTGGctcagctcttcatcaaacat GAGCGACGACTTCACATGTATGTTGTTTACTGTCAGAACAAACCCAAGTCAGAGCACATCGTCTCTGAGTACATTGAGACCTACTTTGAG GATCTCAGGCAGCAATTGGGTCACAGGCTGCAGCTCAATGACCTGCTCATCAAACCTGTTCAGCGGATCATGAAGtatcagctgctgctgaag GACTTCTTGAAGTACTACAACAAAGCAGGAAGGGATGTTGAGGAGCTGCAG AGGGCGGTGGAAGTGATGTGTTTTGTGCCTAAACGCTGCAATGATATGATGAATGTGGGCAGGCTCCAAGGTTTTGAG GGGAAAATCACAGCTCAGGGGAAGCTGCTCCAGCAGGATACCTTCTCTGTCAGCGAACAGGAAGGCGGCTTCCTGTCCAGAGCCAAGGAGAGGCGGGTCTTCCTGTTTGAGCAGCTGGTCATCTTCAGTGAGCCAATTGATAAGAAAAAAGGCTTCTCTTTGCCAGGGtacacctttaaaaacagcataaaG GTCAGCTGCTTGGGCGTGGAGGAGCACGCTGAGGAAGATCCATGCTGCCTAGTCCTGACCTCCCGCGGGACTGACAGCAGCGTGACACGCTTCATCATGCAGGCATCATCTCCGGAAATACAGCAGGCTTGGCTCGATGACGTGGTCCAAATCTTAGAAACTCAGAGGAACTTCCTAAATG CCCTTCAGTCTCCAATAGAGTACCAACGCAGGGAAAGCAAGTCAAACAGCCTGGGCAGGAACATGAAGTCTCCAACTGGCCTGCGACCTCACTCCTCGGCATCCATGGACCGACGTCAGCAGCCCTGCCTGCTGTCTTACAACACCTCCCTGCCCTCACTGCATCCGCCCCAACACAGCCCGGCCTCAAAAGTG GTTTCTAGCCCTTGTGCTGGGGCACATCAAGAGCCTCACCTTCCACTTTCCTCGAAAAAGCAGCCCAGTTTGTGCCCTGAGGTGAGACACGGCCGCGGGACGTCCAATGGCCTGCCTCCCTGCAGCCAGCAAAGCACGCAG
- the arhgef25b gene encoding rho guanine nucleotide exchange factor 25 isoform X5 — translation MLSESDSLPDRDSSSSSGPEPKWGSSAAVAILQISDTSKDKLLADENNQDIRMELNWARKSSVATGYKAESYSAAGSDGSITPSVGSVPHQASGNSSPCSHTSSGGSRHPVSALKKWLTNPVRKLSSDARGGAGKAEKQMCRSDGRQPPSLLSHGEAQPRSLEQHDNYTILPSEDRDTVSVCKDSVLSPASPPAQPSGQSHLSDVLQGRDTQSLSHKSSINTLQGDDSCTVTDDSGSQWSATVDSEEERNMALEKSIYVLTELIETERLYVEDLGLIVQGYMASMTNQGVPEDMKGKDRIVFGNIHQIYDWHKDYFLGELEKCVGDPDSLAQLFIKHERRLHMYVVYCQNKPKSEHIVSEYIETYFEDLRQQLGHRLQLNDLLIKPVQRIMKYQLLLKDFLKYYNKAGRDVEELQRAVEVMCFVPKRCNDMMNVGRLQGFEGKITAQGKLLQQDTFSVSEQEGGFLSRAKERRVFLFEQLVIFSEPIDKKKGFSLPGYTFKNSIKVSCLGVEEHAEEDPCCLVLTSRGTDSSVTRFIMQASSPEIQQAWLDDVVQILETQRNFLNALQSPIEYQRRESKSNSLGRNMKSPTGLRPHSSASMDRRQQPCLLSYNTSLPSLHPPQHSPASKVVSSPCAGAHQEPHLPLSSKKQPSLCPEGVTGSVQ, via the exons ATGCTGTCCGAATCAGACTCACTCCCTGACAGAgactcatcttcatcatcaggGCCTGAACCCAAGTGGGGGTCCTCCGCTGCAGTTGCCATCCTCCAG ATTTCAGACACCAGCAAGGATAAACTGTTGGCGGATGAGAACAATCAGGACATCAGGATGGAGTTAAACTGGGCCAGGAAGTCCAGTGTGGCCACAGGATACAAAG cagagTCGTACTCAGCGGCGGGCAGTGACGGCAGTATTACCCCATCAGTGGGCTCTGTGCCCCATCAGGCCTCAGGCAACTCCAGCCCCTGCTCACACACCTCGTCTGGAGGATCACGGCACCCGGTCAGTGCCCTGAAGAAATGGCTCACCAATCCTGTCCGCAAGCTCAGCTCTGATGCCAGAGGAGGAGCGGGGAAAGCGGAGAAGCAGATGTGCAGGTCAGATGGGAGGCAGCCGCCATCGCTCCTTTCCCATGGCGAAGCTCAACCAAGGTCCCTGGAACAGCACGACAACTACACCATCCTCCCCTCTGAAGACCGAGACACAGTGAGC GTGTGTAAAGACAGTGTGTTGAGCCCAGCATCTCCTCCTGCACAGCCCTCCGGTCAGAGCCACTTATCTGACGTCCTGCAaggcagagacacacagagtcTA agcCACAAATCCAGCATCAACACTCTCCAAGGTGACGACAGCTGTACTGTGACTGATGATTCAGGGAGTCAGTGGTCTGCTACAGTGGACAGCGAGGAGGAGAGAAACATGGCCTTAGAGAAGAGCAT atatGTGCTGACAGAGCTAATAGAGACTGAAAGGTTGTATGTGGAAGATCTTGGACTCATAGTGCAG GGCTACATGGCGTCTATGACCAATCAGGGAGTTCCAGAGGATATGAAGGGGAAGGACAGGATTGTGTTTGGAAACATCCACCAGATCTATGACTGGCATAAGGA CTATTTCCTGGGCGAGCTGGAGAAATGTGTGGGTGATCCAGACAGCTTGGctcagctcttcatcaaacat GAGCGACGACTTCACATGTATGTTGTTTACTGTCAGAACAAACCCAAGTCAGAGCACATCGTCTCTGAGTACATTGAGACCTACTTTGAG GATCTCAGGCAGCAATTGGGTCACAGGCTGCAGCTCAATGACCTGCTCATCAAACCTGTTCAGCGGATCATGAAGtatcagctgctgctgaag GACTTCTTGAAGTACTACAACAAAGCAGGAAGGGATGTTGAGGAGCTGCAG AGGGCGGTGGAAGTGATGTGTTTTGTGCCTAAACGCTGCAATGATATGATGAATGTGGGCAGGCTCCAAGGTTTTGAG GGGAAAATCACAGCTCAGGGGAAGCTGCTCCAGCAGGATACCTTCTCTGTCAGCGAACAGGAAGGCGGCTTCCTGTCCAGAGCCAAGGAGAGGCGGGTCTTCCTGTTTGAGCAGCTGGTCATCTTCAGTGAGCCAATTGATAAGAAAAAAGGCTTCTCTTTGCCAGGGtacacctttaaaaacagcataaaG GTCAGCTGCTTGGGCGTGGAGGAGCACGCTGAGGAAGATCCATGCTGCCTAGTCCTGACCTCCCGCGGGACTGACAGCAGCGTGACACGCTTCATCATGCAGGCATCATCTCCGGAAATACAGCAGGCTTGGCTCGATGACGTGGTCCAAATCTTAGAAACTCAGAGGAACTTCCTAAATG CCCTTCAGTCTCCAATAGAGTACCAACGCAGGGAAAGCAAGTCAAACAGCCTGGGCAGGAACATGAAGTCTCCAACTGGCCTGCGACCTCACTCCTCGGCATCCATGGACCGACGTCAGCAGCCCTGCCTGCTGTCTTACAACACCTCCCTGCCCTCACTGCATCCGCCCCAACACAGCCCGGCCTCAAAAGTG GTTTCTAGCCCTTGTGCTGGGGCACATCAAGAGCCTCACCTTCCACTTTCCTCGAAAAAGCAGCCCAGTTTGTGCCCTGAG
- the arhgef25b gene encoding rho guanine nucleotide exchange factor 25 isoform X2 yields the protein MLSESDSLPDRDSSSSSGPEPKWGSSAAVAILQISDTSKDKLLADENNQDIRMELNWARKSSVATGYKAESYSAAGSDGSITPSVGSVPHQASGNSSPCSHTSSGGSRHPVSALKKWLTNPVRKLSSDARGGAGKAEKQMCRSDGRQPPSLLSHGEAQPRSLEQHDNYTILPSEDRDTVCKDSVLSPASPPAQPSGQSHLSDVLQGRDTQSLSHKSSINTLQGDDSCTVTDDSGSQWSATVDSEEERNMALEKSIYVLTELIETERLYVEDLGLIVQGYMASMTNQGVPEDMKGKDRIVFGNIHQIYDWHKDYFLGELEKCVGDPDSLAQLFIKHERRLHMYVVYCQNKPKSEHIVSEYIETYFEDLRQQLGHRLQLNDLLIKPVQRIMKYQLLLKDFLKYYNKAGRDVEELQRAVEVMCFVPKRCNDMMNVGRLQGFEGKITAQGKLLQQDTFSVSEQEGGFLSRAKERRVFLFEQLVIFSEPIDKKKGFSLPGYTFKNSIKVSCLGVEEHAEEDPCCLVLTSRGTDSSVTRFIMQASSPEIQQAWLDDVVQILETQRNFLNALQSPIEYQRRESKSNSLGRNMKSPTGLRPHSSASMDRRQQPCLLSYNTSLPSLHPPQHSPASKVVSSPCAGAHQEPHLPLSSKKQPSLCPEVRHGRGTSNGLPPCSQQSTQVHQSGLTQQ from the exons ATGCTGTCCGAATCAGACTCACTCCCTGACAGAgactcatcttcatcatcaggGCCTGAACCCAAGTGGGGGTCCTCCGCTGCAGTTGCCATCCTCCAG ATTTCAGACACCAGCAAGGATAAACTGTTGGCGGATGAGAACAATCAGGACATCAGGATGGAGTTAAACTGGGCCAGGAAGTCCAGTGTGGCCACAGGATACAAAG cagagTCGTACTCAGCGGCGGGCAGTGACGGCAGTATTACCCCATCAGTGGGCTCTGTGCCCCATCAGGCCTCAGGCAACTCCAGCCCCTGCTCACACACCTCGTCTGGAGGATCACGGCACCCGGTCAGTGCCCTGAAGAAATGGCTCACCAATCCTGTCCGCAAGCTCAGCTCTGATGCCAGAGGAGGAGCGGGGAAAGCGGAGAAGCAGATGTGCAGGTCAGATGGGAGGCAGCCGCCATCGCTCCTTTCCCATGGCGAAGCTCAACCAAGGTCCCTGGAACAGCACGACAACTACACCATCCTCCCCTCTGAAGACCGAGACACA GTGTGTAAAGACAGTGTGTTGAGCCCAGCATCTCCTCCTGCACAGCCCTCCGGTCAGAGCCACTTATCTGACGTCCTGCAaggcagagacacacagagtcTA agcCACAAATCCAGCATCAACACTCTCCAAGGTGACGACAGCTGTACTGTGACTGATGATTCAGGGAGTCAGTGGTCTGCTACAGTGGACAGCGAGGAGGAGAGAAACATGGCCTTAGAGAAGAGCAT atatGTGCTGACAGAGCTAATAGAGACTGAAAGGTTGTATGTGGAAGATCTTGGACTCATAGTGCAG GGCTACATGGCGTCTATGACCAATCAGGGAGTTCCAGAGGATATGAAGGGGAAGGACAGGATTGTGTTTGGAAACATCCACCAGATCTATGACTGGCATAAGGA CTATTTCCTGGGCGAGCTGGAGAAATGTGTGGGTGATCCAGACAGCTTGGctcagctcttcatcaaacat GAGCGACGACTTCACATGTATGTTGTTTACTGTCAGAACAAACCCAAGTCAGAGCACATCGTCTCTGAGTACATTGAGACCTACTTTGAG GATCTCAGGCAGCAATTGGGTCACAGGCTGCAGCTCAATGACCTGCTCATCAAACCTGTTCAGCGGATCATGAAGtatcagctgctgctgaag GACTTCTTGAAGTACTACAACAAAGCAGGAAGGGATGTTGAGGAGCTGCAG AGGGCGGTGGAAGTGATGTGTTTTGTGCCTAAACGCTGCAATGATATGATGAATGTGGGCAGGCTCCAAGGTTTTGAG GGGAAAATCACAGCTCAGGGGAAGCTGCTCCAGCAGGATACCTTCTCTGTCAGCGAACAGGAAGGCGGCTTCCTGTCCAGAGCCAAGGAGAGGCGGGTCTTCCTGTTTGAGCAGCTGGTCATCTTCAGTGAGCCAATTGATAAGAAAAAAGGCTTCTCTTTGCCAGGGtacacctttaaaaacagcataaaG GTCAGCTGCTTGGGCGTGGAGGAGCACGCTGAGGAAGATCCATGCTGCCTAGTCCTGACCTCCCGCGGGACTGACAGCAGCGTGACACGCTTCATCATGCAGGCATCATCTCCGGAAATACAGCAGGCTTGGCTCGATGACGTGGTCCAAATCTTAGAAACTCAGAGGAACTTCCTAAATG CCCTTCAGTCTCCAATAGAGTACCAACGCAGGGAAAGCAAGTCAAACAGCCTGGGCAGGAACATGAAGTCTCCAACTGGCCTGCGACCTCACTCCTCGGCATCCATGGACCGACGTCAGCAGCCCTGCCTGCTGTCTTACAACACCTCCCTGCCCTCACTGCATCCGCCCCAACACAGCCCGGCCTCAAAAGTG GTTTCTAGCCCTTGTGCTGGGGCACATCAAGAGCCTCACCTTCCACTTTCCTCGAAAAAGCAGCCCAGTTTGTGCCCTGAGGTGAGACACGGCCGCGGGACGTCCAATGGCCTGCCTCCCTGCAGCCAGCAAAGCACGCAGGTGCATCAGTCTGGCCTTACACAGCAGTAA
- the arhgef25b gene encoding rho guanine nucleotide exchange factor 25 isoform X4: MKTLAKVQERTGQLLGYRVDKISDTSKDKLLADENNQDIRMELNWARKSSVATGYKAESYSAAGSDGSITPSVGSVPHQASGNSSPCSHTSSGGSRHPVSALKKWLTNPVRKLSSDARGGAGKAEKQMCRSDGRQPPSLLSHGEAQPRSLEQHDNYTILPSEDRDTVSVCKDSVLSPASPPAQPSGQSHLSDVLQGRDTQSLSHKSSINTLQGDDSCTVTDDSGSQWSATVDSEEERNMALEKSIYVLTELIETERLYVEDLGLIVQGYMASMTNQGVPEDMKGKDRIVFGNIHQIYDWHKDYFLGELEKCVGDPDSLAQLFIKHERRLHMYVVYCQNKPKSEHIVSEYIETYFEDLRQQLGHRLQLNDLLIKPVQRIMKYQLLLKDFLKYYNKAGRDVEELQRAVEVMCFVPKRCNDMMNVGRLQGFEGKITAQGKLLQQDTFSVSEQEGGFLSRAKERRVFLFEQLVIFSEPIDKKKGFSLPGYTFKNSIKVSCLGVEEHAEEDPCCLVLTSRGTDSSVTRFIMQASSPEIQQAWLDDVVQILETQRNFLNALQSPIEYQRRESKSNSLGRNMKSPTGLRPHSSASMDRRQQPCLLSYNTSLPSLHPPQHSPASKVVSSPCAGAHQEPHLPLSSKKQPSLCPEVRHGRGTSNGLPPCSQQSTQVHQSGLTQQ, translated from the exons ATGAAGACTTTGGCAAAAGTGCAAGAGAGGACTGGACAACTTCTAGGATACAGGGTTGATAAA ATTTCAGACACCAGCAAGGATAAACTGTTGGCGGATGAGAACAATCAGGACATCAGGATGGAGTTAAACTGGGCCAGGAAGTCCAGTGTGGCCACAGGATACAAAG cagagTCGTACTCAGCGGCGGGCAGTGACGGCAGTATTACCCCATCAGTGGGCTCTGTGCCCCATCAGGCCTCAGGCAACTCCAGCCCCTGCTCACACACCTCGTCTGGAGGATCACGGCACCCGGTCAGTGCCCTGAAGAAATGGCTCACCAATCCTGTCCGCAAGCTCAGCTCTGATGCCAGAGGAGGAGCGGGGAAAGCGGAGAAGCAGATGTGCAGGTCAGATGGGAGGCAGCCGCCATCGCTCCTTTCCCATGGCGAAGCTCAACCAAGGTCCCTGGAACAGCACGACAACTACACCATCCTCCCCTCTGAAGACCGAGACACAGTGAGC GTGTGTAAAGACAGTGTGTTGAGCCCAGCATCTCCTCCTGCACAGCCCTCCGGTCAGAGCCACTTATCTGACGTCCTGCAaggcagagacacacagagtcTA agcCACAAATCCAGCATCAACACTCTCCAAGGTGACGACAGCTGTACTGTGACTGATGATTCAGGGAGTCAGTGGTCTGCTACAGTGGACAGCGAGGAGGAGAGAAACATGGCCTTAGAGAAGAGCAT atatGTGCTGACAGAGCTAATAGAGACTGAAAGGTTGTATGTGGAAGATCTTGGACTCATAGTGCAG GGCTACATGGCGTCTATGACCAATCAGGGAGTTCCAGAGGATATGAAGGGGAAGGACAGGATTGTGTTTGGAAACATCCACCAGATCTATGACTGGCATAAGGA CTATTTCCTGGGCGAGCTGGAGAAATGTGTGGGTGATCCAGACAGCTTGGctcagctcttcatcaaacat GAGCGACGACTTCACATGTATGTTGTTTACTGTCAGAACAAACCCAAGTCAGAGCACATCGTCTCTGAGTACATTGAGACCTACTTTGAG GATCTCAGGCAGCAATTGGGTCACAGGCTGCAGCTCAATGACCTGCTCATCAAACCTGTTCAGCGGATCATGAAGtatcagctgctgctgaag GACTTCTTGAAGTACTACAACAAAGCAGGAAGGGATGTTGAGGAGCTGCAG AGGGCGGTGGAAGTGATGTGTTTTGTGCCTAAACGCTGCAATGATATGATGAATGTGGGCAGGCTCCAAGGTTTTGAG GGGAAAATCACAGCTCAGGGGAAGCTGCTCCAGCAGGATACCTTCTCTGTCAGCGAACAGGAAGGCGGCTTCCTGTCCAGAGCCAAGGAGAGGCGGGTCTTCCTGTTTGAGCAGCTGGTCATCTTCAGTGAGCCAATTGATAAGAAAAAAGGCTTCTCTTTGCCAGGGtacacctttaaaaacagcataaaG GTCAGCTGCTTGGGCGTGGAGGAGCACGCTGAGGAAGATCCATGCTGCCTAGTCCTGACCTCCCGCGGGACTGACAGCAGCGTGACACGCTTCATCATGCAGGCATCATCTCCGGAAATACAGCAGGCTTGGCTCGATGACGTGGTCCAAATCTTAGAAACTCAGAGGAACTTCCTAAATG CCCTTCAGTCTCCAATAGAGTACCAACGCAGGGAAAGCAAGTCAAACAGCCTGGGCAGGAACATGAAGTCTCCAACTGGCCTGCGACCTCACTCCTCGGCATCCATGGACCGACGTCAGCAGCCCTGCCTGCTGTCTTACAACACCTCCCTGCCCTCACTGCATCCGCCCCAACACAGCCCGGCCTCAAAAGTG GTTTCTAGCCCTTGTGCTGGGGCACATCAAGAGCCTCACCTTCCACTTTCCTCGAAAAAGCAGCCCAGTTTGTGCCCTGAGGTGAGACACGGCCGCGGGACGTCCAATGGCCTGCCTCCCTGCAGCCAGCAAAGCACGCAGGTGCATCAGTCTGGCCTTACACAGCAGTAA